A genomic window from Purpureocillium takamizusanense chromosome 2, complete sequence includes:
- a CDS encoding uncharacterized protein (MEROPS:MER0016549~SECRETED:SignalP(1-16~SECRETED:cutsite=AAA-QF~SECRETED:prob=0.7284)~COG:O~EggNog:ENOG503NX68), producing the protein MLTTSLVLGFVGLAAAQFPPKPEGVKVLKSKFHENVTISFKEPGICETTEGVKSYAGHVRLPPGFLDDVNGEKQKYPVNTFFWFFEARKDPANAPLAIWLNGGPGGSSMMGLLQENGPCLIAEDSKTAYLNPWSWNNHVNMLYIDEPNQVGFSYDTPTNFTILMGQQDGQEDVRLVPTDFSRESPELNLTTRAGTLASQKPSHTLNSTASAAHALWHFAQTFFFEFPHYKPVDDRVSLWTESYGGHYGPGFMRFFQEQNEKIRDGTSEVENAHYIHLDTLGIVNGLLDAVVQEEAYISFPFNNTYGIQAYNQSVYEELMHNFTCPGGCRDQLTACQKRLDGFDVATINRLGSQKDDDDKKEKKPHDLCDNVQDWCNEPAVQVYMKANHGWFDISHPKNDPFPPPHMHGYLTEASVLAAIGSPVNFTAASGVVANNFDSTRDIVHGGFLDAVAYLLDTGVKVHMMYGDRDYACNWVGGEMASTRIPYSRLDDFNAAGYAPLLLTTSDEHGDSGTVGGMTRQFGNYSFTRVFQAGHEVPMYQPAAAYDIFMRATFNRDIPTGLLPVHDELSTVGPRDTWHIKNEPPVRPEPKCYVISPDTCTKEVWAKVVAGDVEVKDYFVVEKNKSEDVLGDVEL; encoded by the exons ATGCTCACCACCAGCCTTGTATTGGGCTTCGTCGGCCTTGCAGCCGCTCAGTTCCCGCCCAAGCCCGAGGGGGTCAAGGTGCTCAAGTCCAAGTTCCACGAGAACGTCACCATTTCATTCAAAgag CCTGGGATCTGTGAGACgaccgagggcgtcaagtcatacgccggccatgtccggctgccgccgggcttcCTGGACGACGTCAACGGCGAGAAGCAAAAGTATCCCGTCAACAC CTTCTTCTGGTTCTTCGAGGCCAGAAAGGACCCTGCCAATGCCCCCCTGGCCATCTGGCTCAacggcggccctggcggctcgtcgatgatgggCCTCCTCCAGGAAAACGGCCCGTGTCTCATCGCCGAGGACTCCAAGACGGCCTACCTCAACCCCTGGAGCTGGAACAACCACGTCAACATGCTCTACATTGACGAGCCGAACCAGGTGGGCTTCTCGTACGACACGCCCACCAACTTCACCATCTTGATGGGCCAGCAGGACGGCCAGGAGGACGTCCGCCTGGTGCCGACCGACTTCTCCAGGGAGTCGCCCGAGCTCAACCTGACGACCCGCGCGGGGACCCTGGCGAGCCAGAAGCCGTCGCACACGCTCAacagcacggcgtcggcggcgcacgCGCTGTGGCACTTTGCGCAGACCTTCTTCTTCGAGTTCCCGCACTacaagcccgtcgacgaccgcgTCAGCCTGTGGACCGAGAGCTACGGCGGGCACTACGGGCCGGGCTTCATGCGCTTCTTCCAGGAGCAGAACGAGAAGATTCGCGACGGCACGTCGGAGGTGGAGAATGCCCATTACATTCACCTTGACACCCTGGGCATCGTCaacggcctgctcgacgccgtggttCAGGAAGAGGCCTACATCTCGTTTCCGTTCAACAAC ACGTATGGCATCCAAGCGTACAACCAGTCCGTGTACGAGGAGCTCATGCACAACTTCACCTGTCCCGGCGGCTGCAGAGACCAGCTGACGGCGTGCCAGaagcgcctcgacggcttcgacgTGGCCACGATTAACAGGCTGGGCAGCCaaaaggacgacgacgacaagaaggagaagaagccccATGACCTCTGCGACAACGTGCAAGACTGGTGCAACGAGCCCGCGGTGCAGGTCTACATGAAGGCCAACCACGGGTGGTTCGACATCTCGCACCCCAAGAACGAccccttcccgccgccgcacatgCACGGCTACCTGACCGAGGCGAGCGTCCTCGCGGCCATCGGCTCCCCCGTCAACTTCACGGCCGCGTCTGGCGTGGTGGCCAACAACTTCGACAGCACGCGCGACATCGTCCACGGCGggttcctcgacgccgtggcctACCTGCTCGACACGGGCGTCAAGGTCCACATGATGTACGGCGACCGCGACTACGCCTGCAActgggtcggcggcgagatggcgTCCACCAGGATCCCTTActcgcgcctcgacgacttcaACGCCGCGGGCtacgcgccgctgctgctgacgacgagcgacgagcACGGTGACagcggcaccgtcggcggcatgacGCGCCAGTTCGGCAACTACAGCTTCACGCGCGTCTTCCAGGCCGGCCACGAGGTCCCCATGTaccagcccgccgccgcctacgaCATCTTCATGCGCGCCACCTTCAACCGCGACATCCCCACGggcctgctgcccgtgcACGACGAGCTGTCGACCGTCGGGCCGCGCGATACCTGGCACATCAAGAACGAGCCCCCCGTGCGGCCGGAGCCCAAGTGCTATGTCATTTCGCCCGACACGTGCACCAAGGAGGTGTGGGCAAAGGTCGTGGCGGGCGATGTGGAGGTCAAGGACTACTTTGTCGTCGAGAAGAATAAGTCCGAGGACGTCTTGGGCGACGTGGAGCTCTGA
- a CDS encoding Palmitoyl-protein hydrolase (SECRETED:SignalP(1-24~SECRETED:cutsite=ALA-AA~SECRETED:prob=0.5139)~COG:I~COG:O~EggNog:ENOG503NWUT): MRSPISTNFLAAAAAVVLAGQALAAASTPPPSSSSSSSDDDDTPLPVVIWHGLGDSFDGEGIQHVADLADAVHPGTFVYSISLAGSDSSGDRSATFFGNVTQQLDAVCALLAAHPLLSTAPAVDAIGFSQGGQFLRGYVERCNFPPVRNLITFGSQHNGIVEFKACGPSDWLCKGAMALLRFNTWSSFVQNRLVPAQYYRDPSSAPAYDTYLDASNFLADINNERPLKNETYKKNIASLENIVLYMFEDDTTVIPRRTAWFDEVNGTDITPLRERRMYKEDWLGLRALDRKGGIHFRSITGEHMQISDEVLNDTMAEFFGPVKSKAADMFESDEL, from the coding sequence ATGCGATCACCAATCTCGACAAATTtcctggcggccgccgccgccgttgtctTGGCCGGTcaggcgctcgccgccgcgtccacgccacctcccagcagcagcagcagcagcagcgacgacgacgacacgcccctccccgtcgtcatctggcacggcctcggcgacagcttcgacggcgagggcatccaGCACGTCGctgacctcgccgacgccgtccaccCCGGCACCTTTGTCTACTCCATCTCGCTCGCCGGCTCCGACTCCAGCGGCGACCGCTCCGCCACCTTCTTCGGAAACGTgacgcagcagctcgacgccgtctgcgccctgctcgccgcccaccccctcctgtccacggcgcccgccgtcgacgccatcggctTTTCCCAAGGCGGCCAGTTCCTGCGCGGCTACGTCGAGCGCTGCAACTTCCCCCCCGTCCGCAACCTCATCACCTTTGGCAGCCAGCacaacggcatcgtcgagttCAAGGCCTGCGGGCCCTCGGACTGGCTCTGCAagggcgccatggccctgcTGCGCTTCAACACCTGGAGCAGTTTCGTCCAGAATCGCCTCGTCCCCGCACAGTACTATCGCGACCCTTCGTCGGCCCCGGCCTACGACACCTACCTCGACGCCTCCaacttcctcgccgacatcaaCAACGAGCGCCCGCTCAAGAACGAGACGTACAAGAAGAACATTGCTAGCCTCGAGAACATTGTCCTGTACATGTTCGAGGACGACACCACCGTCATCccccgccgcaccgcctgGTTCGACGAGGTCAACGGCACCGACATCACCCCGCTCCGCGAGCGCCGCATGTACAAGGAGGACTGGCTCGGTCTGCGGGCGCTCGACCGCAAGGGCGGCATCCACTTCCGCTCCATCACGGGCGAGCACATGCAGATTTCAGACGAGGTCCTCAACGACACAATGGCCGAGTTCTTCGGCCCGGTCAAGTCCAAGGCGGCGGACATGTTTGAATCCGACGAGCTATGA
- the CIC1 gene encoding proteasome-interacting protein cic1 (EggNog:ENOG503NU7W~COG:J) yields the protein MIPRQKRIWTWKCFGITDSGSSLPALAALTGQIKMGPCTGPDRGGAQDRSTGLAYSAPTKILGPGRLFFFLGEQRQQQAAASPNGTPRLFNLQNAGHRCPAQPHIATMAPSKEVVAAGSSPLASIDPDQTLKASKALLAHIKKAAKQSADEATKKNLLEDDEADDTPIWLTLTTKRHITDKARLQPGKITLPHPLVKIPESDSESTPVTTTICAITADPQRAYKNIIGSDEFPAALSRRITRVIDFTKLKAKYSQYEAQRKLFSEHDVFVADERIINRLPKVLGKTFYKTSLKRPIPVNLQAKRPKVDGKRPKRDKKNDADGADINAGTAADIAKEIEKALGSALVSLAPTTNTAVRVGYASFTAQQIADNVDAVATALVAKWVPQKWRNVKSIYIKGPTTAALPVWLTDELWVDERDVIADDDARAIAASAEKANIGKKRKAVAAAEAVDAAEEEAADSPAPKKKAKKAKKPEADDDVLDKQIADRKAKLKKQKATAKKAMEA from the exons ATGATCCCGAGACAGAAGCGGATATGGACCTGGAAATGTTTTGGCATCACTGATTCCGGATCTTCCTTGCCGGCTCTCGCGGCGCTTACGGGACAGATAAAAATGGGGCCGTGTACCGGACCGGACCGTGGTGGCGCTCAGGACCGGAGCACGGGACTGGCATATTCCGCGCCGACGAAAATTTTGGGTCCTGGgcgacttttttttttcttgggtgagcagcggcaacagcaagcagcagcatcgccaaACGGTACACCCCGCCTGTTCAACCTGCAAAACGCTGGACATCGCTGCCCGGCACAACCACACATCGCAACAATGGCGCCTTCAAaagaagtcgtcgccgctggctcCAGTCCGCTGGCGTCGATTGACCCCGACCAG ACCCTCAAGGCATccaaggcgctgctcgcgCACATTaagaaggcggccaagcagagcgccgacgaggccaccaagAAGAATCTgctcgaggatgacgaggccgacgacacACCCATCTGGctcaccctcaccaccaaGCGCCACATCACCGACAAGGCCCGTCTGCAGCCTGGCAAGATCACGCTGCCGCACCCGCTCGTCAAGATCCCCGAGTCCGATTCCGAGTCGACACCCGTGACGACCACCATCTGCGCCATCACCGCTGATCCGCAGCGTGCGTATAAGAACATCATCGGCTCTGACGAGTTCCCCGCTGCCCTGAGTCGCCGCATCACCCGCGTCATCGACTTCACCAAGCTCAAGGCAAAGTACAGCCAGTACGAGGCCCAGCGCAAGCTCTTCTCCGAGCacgacgtcttcgtcgccgacgagcgcatcATCAACCGCCTGCCCAAGGTCCTCGGCAAGACCTTTTACAAGACGTCCCTGAAGCGACCCATCCCCGTCAACCTGCAGGCCAAGCGCCCCAAGGTCGACGGCAAGCGGCCCAAGCGCGACAAGAAGAACgatgccgatggcgccgacaTCAACGCTGGCACCGCGGCCGACATCGCCAAGGAGATTGAGAAGGCGCTGGGCTCCGCGCTCGTGAGCCTCGCGCCCACGACCAACACCGCCGTGCGCGTCGGCTACGCCAGCTTCACGGCGCAGCAAATCGCTGACaatgtcgacgccgtggccacggccctcgtcgccaagtGGGTGCCGCAGAAGTGGCGTAACGTCAAGAGCATCTACATCAAGGgccccacgacggcggccctgccCGTCTGGCTGACGGACGAGCTGtgggtcgacgagcgcgacgtgattgccgatgatgacgcccgcgccatcgccgcctcggccgagaaggccaACATtggcaagaagcgcaaggctgtcgccgcggcagaggccgtggacgccgcggaagaggaggcagCCGACTCTCCGGCACCCAAGAAGAAAGCCaaaaaggccaagaagcccgaagccgacgatgacgtcctcgacaagcAGATTGCGGACCGTaaggccaagctcaagaagCAAAAGGCGACTGCCAAGAAGGCGATGGAAGCGTAG